Below is a genomic region from Actinoallomurus bryophytorum.
TGGTGCTCGCGGACACGCACGCGCCGCGGCGGTGGCGTGGTTGTCCGCCCGCGGTGGCCGGGCATCTGCGTGGTGCCGAGCTCATCCTGCACGCCGGTGACGTGTGCGTGCCCTCCGTGCTCGACGAGCTGGCCGCCTACGCGCCGGTGAAGGCCGTGCGGGGCAACAACGACGGGCCCGACGTCGCCGCCTGGGGTGCGCCGGACACGCTGGAGTTCGAGCTGGCCGGGCTGCCGGTGGCGATGGTGCACGACAGCGGTCCCGCCACCCGGCGGACCGCCCGGATGAAGCGCCGCTTCCCCGGCGCCGAGCTCGTCGTCTTCGGCCACTCCCACATCCCGCTGGACGAGACGGGCGACGGCGTCCGCATCTTCAACCCGGGCTCCCCCACCGACCGCCGCCGCCAGCCCCACGGCACCCTCGGCCTGCTCCGGATCGAGGACTCCCGGATCATCGAGGCGCGGATCGTCCCGGTGACCTGAGTCACCGGGTCGCGTTCGGCGAGGGAGCCGGGCGGGTGGTCCGGGCGGCCTCGTGCCCGTGCGCCGCGCTGAGGAAAAGCACCGCGCCCAGCGCGACGACCGCCGCCGCGCCAAGTGTGTGACGGCGGGAGCGGCGTACGGCGGTCCGTACCTTCCAGGCGTGGACGAGCTCCACGAGCCGGTCCTGGAGCCGGCGGGCGAGATCGGCGTTGGCCCTGGCGTCGGCGAGCGCCTGGGCCAGCAGGCGGGACCGTACCGGATCCTGTTCGGCGGCCGCGGTGACGGCGAGGTTGGCGGCGACGGTGCCGTGGAACGCGACCGCCGCGCGCAGGTCCTCCCGGCCCTGCCCGAACGGGCCGAAGAACGCCGGCCGATCCCTGGCCATCCTCGCCCGCAGATCGCTCAGGTCCGGGTCGTCCAGGTCGGTGAGCGTGGCGATGCGGGGCATCAGCGCCTCACCCGTCTGCCAGATCGCCCACGCCACCCCGCCGAGAGCGACGACGAGCCCCGCGAAGGCCAGCACCGCGTCCCCGACGTGGGAGATCTTCCCGATCGCGGTCAGGGGCGCTCCGCCGAGCAGCAGCGCGCCCACCGCGGCCGCGCCGGCGACGGTCCACCGGGCGGTGGCCCTCATGTCGGCCACGGCGTCGGAGGGCGAGTGGAGCCGCTCCGGCGGTGCGTCCTCACCCATGCGTCTCACCGTCGATGCCATAGCGGAAGACGACGTCGCCGTCCGTGGGAAGCCGCCTGTACGGACTCCATTCGGCGCCGTCGAACACTTCGATCTCCCCGGAGTCGGAGAAGCGCACGTCTCCCACCTGCGGCTCGGTGCTCATCGCATGAGTATCGCGTCAACCGCCCACGCGCGCTGGCGCGTCTCCGTGGACCGTGTACGCGAGCCAGGCCGCGTCCGGATCGCGGTACCCGCGGCGCGGACCGCCGCCCCCAGCGGCAGCTCGGGCAGGCGTCACCGAGCGCTCGGCGAACGCGCGCCCGCGCGACGACGTCGAGGCGGGGTCCGTCACGGGCCGCCGGGTACGAAGCCTTCATCACCGCGGCCACGGCGCTCCCGCCGGGCGTGTCGGCGGAGATCCGGACGACCAGGCCGGCGAACCTCGCCGACGCGGGATACGCGCCGGGAAACGAGCGGCGAGATACCGGGAGGGTGCCCGCTCAGCGGCGCTGCAGCCAGGCGTGGTCGACCGGCCCGATGCCCTCGCCGAGGGGGAAACCGTGCTCGATGGCGCCGGTGACGTACTCCTTGGCGCGGCCGACCGCCTCCACGACGTCGCTGCCCAGCGCTAGATGGGAGGCGATGGCCGAGGCGAGCGTGCAGCCGGTCCCATGGGTGTGCCGGTTGTCGTGCCGCGCCGCCGCGAACCGGTATTCACTCGTGCCGTCGAACAGCAGGTCGACCGGCTCGCCGGGGAGGTGGCCGCCCTTGATCAGCACCCATTCCGGGCCGAGCGCGCGTACCGCCTCGGCGGCGTCGCGCAGGCGGTTCTCCTCATCGACCTTGATGCCGGTGAGCTGCTCGACCTCCCAGAGGTTCGGCGTGACGACCGTGGCGAGCGGGAGAAGCACGCTGCGGACCGCATCGAGGGCATCCGGGGCCAGCAGTGAGTCACCGTGCTTGGACACGCCCACGGGGTCGACAATGATCGGCACGGTCACGTCCGCGAGCACCTCGGCGACCGTCTCGACCAGGACGGTCGACGCGAGCATGCCGGTCTTCACCGCCTGGGTGCCGATGTCGGAGAGCACGGAGTCGAGCTGGGCGCGTACGGCCACCGGCGGCAGCTCCCAGTACCCCTGGACCCCCAGGGAGTTCTGCGCCGTGACGGCGGCGATCACGCTCATCCCGTGCACGCCGAGCGCGAGCATCGTCTTGAGGTCGGCCTGGATGCCCGCGCCGCCGCCGGAGTCGGATCCGGCGATCGTCAGCACACGAGGAGGAGTCGGCATGATCCCAGGGTACGGGTGCGGCCGATCAGCACGCCTTGCCGTTGAACGAGCAGGCGGCCGGACCGGAGCTCGCGCCACGGGCGGTGAAGGAGACCTTCACCGACGCTCCGGGCGGGATGGACGGATGCGCGGCCGGGTTGTCCGCCACCAGAGTGGCACCCTTGCGGATGATCTTCACGTCCCAGGCGGAGAGGATCTGGGTCTGCGGGTACCGCAGGATCAGCGTCCAGCCCGTCACGGACCTGGTCGTACGGTTGGTGATCGTCGCCTGGCCGCGGAATCCCGCGCGCCACGTCTCGACCGTACGGAGCGCCACCGTGACGGCGGCCCGGTCCGCCCCCCGGCTCACCCGGCTGCCCTCACGCGGGGTCAGCGACGAGTCGTCCCGCGCGGTGTGACGGCTGTGCCGGCCATCCGGGCGGACGGAGTCGGATGCCTGTGGCTGCACCTGACGCTCCGGCGGCGGGGGGCCGCCGGCGAAGTTCAGTGAGATCTGCTGCGTGCTGATCGCGGACACGACCGCACCGATCGCCACGACGCCGGTGACCGCCGGCAGGAGCGGCACCTTGCCGACCCTCCGGCGCCGGTGAGGGCCGTCGTCCTCCGGAACGTCGTCTTCCACGTTCTTGGTGTGTCGTCCCATCCCGTCCCTCTCCGGTCTCGGGATGTATACCAAAAGCACACGAGTCATGCCTACCAGACGAGCAGCGTCAACAGGGACAACTCTTCGATTTGACTACAGGAAGTGATCCCATCCACCGGATCCGTACACGCGACCGTCGACCAGAACGGCGGGAGACC
It encodes:
- the thiD gene encoding bifunctional hydroxymethylpyrimidine kinase/phosphomethylpyrimidine kinase, with product MPTPPRVLTIAGSDSGGGAGIQADLKTMLALGVHGMSVIAAVTAQNSLGVQGYWELPPVAVRAQLDSVLSDIGTQAVKTGMLASTVLVETVAEVLADVTVPIIVDPVGVSKHGDSLLAPDALDAVRSVLLPLATVVTPNLWEVEQLTGIKVDEENRLRDAAEAVRALGPEWVLIKGGHLPGEPVDLLFDGTSEYRFAAARHDNRHTHGTGCTLASAIASHLALGSDVVEAVGRAKEYVTGAIEHGFPLGEGIGPVDHAWLQRR
- a CDS encoding metallophosphoesterase family protein, producing MRVVVLADTHAPRRWRGCPPAVAGHLRGAELILHAGDVCVPSVLDELAAYAPVKAVRGNNDGPDVAAWGAPDTLEFELAGLPVAMVHDSGPATRRTARMKRRFPGAELVVFGHSHIPLDETGDGVRIFNPGSPTDRRRQPHGTLGLLRIEDSRIIEARIVPVT
- a CDS encoding cellulose binding domain-containing protein produces the protein MGRHTKNVEDDVPEDDGPHRRRRVGKVPLLPAVTGVVAIGAVVSAISTQQISLNFAGGPPPPERQVQPQASDSVRPDGRHSRHTARDDSSLTPREGSRVSRGADRAAVTVALRTVETWRAGFRGQATITNRTTRSVTGWTLILRYPQTQILSAWDVKIIRKGATLVADNPAAHPSIPPGASVKVSFTARGASSGPAACSFNGKAC